In Archangium violaceum, the following are encoded in one genomic region:
- a CDS encoding metallophosphoesterase family protein → MRQVRLGILALALGAAGCTRPAEERALKEQEIGRVEISGVAFTVEDGLAVVRQMEPGALTLWGSAPAFHVRAVASAGATESWTLRVRNAMPDAELSAQRGDEPLEVESLPSPLPTEKVWRVHVPAGSEVRLTVAPPMWNQPMPFRFVALADVQEALPRVGDIYRRINADPSLRFIFFSGDLTQRGTVEQLEEFQSRLQESRIPLFATLGNHELITPDPRYHEYFGRGNLHFTFHGVHFTMIDSGNGTLDPRAEESLGGWLEAGRDAVHILGTHIPLVDPIGVRNGAFASRNEAAALLGKLTRANLDLTLYGHVHSYYSFSNAGIPAFISGGGGAIPEQFDGIGRHFLSVDVDPAVGVRTVSLVRVD, encoded by the coding sequence GTGAGGCAGGTGCGTCTGGGAATCCTCGCGCTCGCGCTGGGGGCCGCGGGCTGCACGCGGCCGGCCGAGGAGCGCGCGCTGAAGGAGCAGGAGATCGGCCGGGTGGAGATCAGCGGCGTGGCCTTCACCGTGGAGGACGGGCTGGCCGTGGTGCGCCAGATGGAGCCGGGGGCGCTGACGCTGTGGGGCTCGGCACCGGCCTTCCACGTGCGCGCGGTGGCCTCGGCCGGGGCCACCGAGTCCTGGACGCTTCGGGTGCGCAACGCCATGCCGGACGCGGAGCTGTCGGCCCAGAGGGGAGACGAGCCCCTGGAGGTGGAGTCCCTGCCCTCTCCTCTGCCCACGGAGAAGGTGTGGCGCGTGCACGTGCCGGCGGGCTCGGAGGTCCGGCTCACGGTGGCGCCTCCGATGTGGAACCAGCCGATGCCCTTCCGCTTCGTGGCGCTGGCGGACGTTCAGGAGGCCCTGCCGCGCGTGGGTGACATCTACAGGCGCATCAACGCGGACCCCTCGCTGCGCTTCATCTTCTTCTCGGGGGACCTGACGCAGCGGGGCACCGTGGAGCAACTGGAGGAGTTCCAGTCCCGCCTGCAGGAGTCGCGGATTCCCCTCTTCGCCACGCTGGGCAACCACGAGCTCATCACCCCCGACCCGCGCTACCACGAGTACTTCGGACGGGGGAACCTGCACTTCACCTTCCACGGGGTGCACTTCACGATGATCGACTCGGGCAACGGCACGCTGGACCCGAGGGCCGAGGAGTCTCTGGGCGGGTGGCTGGAGGCGGGGCGCGACGCGGTGCACATCCTGGGCACGCACATCCCGCTGGTGGACCCCATCGGCGTGCGCAACGGCGCCTTCGCCAGCCGCAACGAGGCGGCGGCCCTGCTGGGCAAGCTGACGCGAGCCAATCTGGACCTCACGCTCTACGGCCACGTGCACTCGTACTATTCGTTCTCCAACGCGGGGATTCCGGCCTTCATCTCCGGCGGTGGCGGGGCCATCCCCGAGCAGTTCGACGGCATCGGGCGCCACTTCCTGTCCGTGGATGTGGACCCGGCCGTGGGCGTGCGCACCGTGTCCCTGGTACGCGTGGACTGA
- a CDS encoding response regulator, producing the protein MSPQRSILLVEDNPDDVDLTRRAFQRAGHPQPLEVVDDGVEALDYLFARGAYAHRAGEPLPALVLLDLKLPRLNGHEVLRQIRASPSTRFLPVVILTSSDEEKDLVQSYSQGCNSYVRKPVSYNEFVEAARQLGLYWLALNRVPQPGVHE; encoded by the coding sequence ATGAGCCCCCAACGCTCCATCCTCCTCGTGGAGGACAACCCGGACGATGTGGACCTCACCCGGCGTGCCTTCCAGCGCGCGGGCCACCCCCAGCCGCTGGAGGTGGTGGATGATGGGGTGGAGGCGCTCGACTACCTCTTCGCGCGGGGCGCGTACGCGCACCGGGCTGGCGAGCCCCTTCCCGCCCTGGTGCTGCTGGACCTCAAGCTGCCCCGCCTGAACGGGCACGAGGTGCTGCGGCAGATCCGCGCCAGCCCGAGCACCCGCTTCCTCCCGGTGGTCATCCTCACCTCCTCGGACGAGGAGAAGGACCTGGTGCAGAGCTACAGCCAGGGCTGCAACAGCTACGTGCGCAAGCCGGTGAGCTACAACGAGTTCGTCGAGGCGGCGCGCCAGCTCGGCCTGTACTGGCTGGCGCTCAACCGCGTACCGCAGCCGGGGGTCCATGAATGA
- a CDS encoding GNAT family N-acetyltransferase: MTDAELTERLRTNLWDFKTLQARGGPLRMLDLPGVRAFALPDHPDNLFQQQVMYEDTRSLAEALAPLEAWYREQDVPVWRVPVYPGESLAEGPLARAGYRPADTIPAMGLTLNHPPPPHLPPGLTLEHPEDLDEVLALNALCYGEENAGFFEDWRIQPLPSDQLHAVLMREGGRPLAGAVSFERGDAAGIYLVATHPAARRRGLGARVMHCLHADAFARGRCVAVLQASDMGHDLYRRLGYRELGGWPNWVRHTR; this comes from the coding sequence ATGACGGACGCTGAACTCACCGAGCGCCTGCGGACCAATCTCTGGGACTTCAAGACCCTGCAGGCCCGCGGCGGTCCGCTGCGGATGCTCGACCTGCCCGGGGTGCGGGCCTTCGCGCTGCCGGATCATCCGGACAACCTCTTCCAGCAGCAGGTGATGTACGAGGACACGCGCTCGCTCGCCGAGGCCCTCGCGCCGCTGGAGGCCTGGTACCGAGAGCAGGACGTGCCCGTCTGGCGCGTGCCCGTGTACCCGGGGGAGTCCCTCGCGGAGGGCCCGCTGGCCCGCGCCGGCTACCGGCCCGCGGACACCATCCCCGCCATGGGCCTCACCCTGAACCACCCGCCGCCGCCCCACCTCCCTCCGGGCCTCACCCTGGAGCACCCGGAGGACCTGGACGAGGTGCTCGCGCTCAACGCGCTCTGCTACGGCGAGGAGAACGCCGGCTTCTTCGAGGACTGGCGCATCCAGCCGCTGCCGTCCGACCAGCTCCATGCCGTGCTGATGCGCGAGGGAGGCAGGCCGCTCGCGGGGGCCGTCTCCTTCGAGCGGGGAGACGCGGCGGGCATCTACCTGGTGGCCACCCACCCGGCCGCGCGCCGCCGGGGCCTGGGCGCCCGGGTGATGCACTGTCTGCACGCGGACGCATTCGCCCGGGGCCGCTGCGTGGCCGTCCTCCAGGCCTCCGACATGGGGCACGACCTGTACCGGCGGCTCGGCTACCGGGAGCTGGGCGGGTGGCCCAACTGGGTGCGCCACACCCGCTGA
- the gyrB gene encoding DNA topoisomerase (ATP-hydrolyzing) subunit B: MENIPATGAAAAPSPADYDTGAITKLEGLEAVRKRPGMYIGDTMTYGLHKLVYEVVDNSVDEALAGHCTDIEVVIHVDGSLSVQDNGRGIPVGPHPDPKFKGKDTLEVVLTELHAGSKFGNGAYKVSGGLHGVGVTCVNFLSEWFKVRIQRSGKVYEQSYSRGVSNGPPVAVGETDKRGTLIWFKPDNTVMETADFSFDTLSQRMRELAFLNAGLRIIIRDMRIGKEHDFKFDGGIVSFVEYINKAKEALHDKPIHFRAEREGVSLEIAMQWNDGYDERIFTFANNINTHEGGSHLSGFKAALTRTLNSYAEKGGAWKDLKETPTGEDAREGLSAVISVKLSNPQFEGQTKTKLGNSEIKGLVEQMVNDQLGTFLEENPIVSKKIVAKIGDATRARIAARKARETVRRKGVLDGGSLPGKLADCQSRDPSESELYIVEGDSAGGSAKQGRDRRNQAILPLRGKILNVEKARFEKMLTSAEIVTLITALGTGIGREDYDPTKARYHRIILMTDADVDGSHIRTLLLTFFYRQMPELIQNGYLYIAQPPLYKVTRNKKDMYVKDERNLNDYLLRIASEHSRVVTPSGEIGGSELRSLLEKVITYEERLEKLAARRDARVVDALVQAARVDAGTLADEAALSGQMDKVREYLKARMPDALGRFEVSFPDDTEHHTKKLVVKTDVNGGLKQTVFDHGFLSSPEYLELVGLRDVFGAMGKAPYRVVVSDGEVTALSVQEVLAAVRKDAQKGLGLQRYKGLGEMNPEQLWDTTMNPATRTLLQVRIEDAVESDEIFSLLMGEAVEPRREFIERNALDVQNLDI, translated from the coding sequence ATGGAAAACATCCCCGCCACCGGCGCCGCCGCGGCGCCGTCGCCCGCGGACTACGACACGGGTGCCATCACGAAGCTGGAGGGCCTGGAGGCCGTCCGCAAGCGTCCGGGCATGTACATCGGCGACACCATGACGTACGGGCTGCACAAGCTCGTCTACGAGGTGGTGGACAACTCGGTCGACGAGGCCCTCGCGGGCCACTGCACCGACATCGAGGTGGTCATCCACGTGGATGGCTCGCTGTCCGTGCAGGACAACGGTCGTGGCATTCCCGTGGGCCCGCATCCGGATCCGAAGTTCAAGGGCAAGGACACGCTCGAGGTCGTGCTGACGGAGCTGCACGCGGGCAGCAAGTTCGGCAACGGCGCCTACAAGGTGTCCGGCGGCCTGCACGGCGTGGGCGTCACCTGCGTCAACTTCCTCTCCGAGTGGTTCAAGGTCCGCATCCAGCGCAGCGGCAAGGTGTACGAGCAGTCGTACTCGCGCGGCGTGTCCAATGGCCCGCCCGTGGCCGTGGGCGAGACGGACAAGCGCGGCACGCTCATCTGGTTCAAGCCGGACAACACCGTCATGGAGACGGCGGACTTCAGCTTCGACACGCTCAGCCAGCGCATGCGCGAGCTCGCGTTCCTCAACGCCGGCCTGCGCATCATCATCCGTGACATGCGCATCGGCAAGGAGCACGACTTCAAGTTCGACGGCGGCATCGTCTCCTTCGTCGAGTACATCAACAAGGCGAAGGAGGCGCTCCACGACAAGCCCATCCACTTCCGCGCGGAGCGGGAGGGGGTGTCGCTGGAGATCGCCATGCAGTGGAACGATGGCTACGACGAGCGCATCTTCACCTTCGCCAACAACATCAACACGCACGAGGGTGGCAGCCACCTGTCGGGCTTCAAGGCGGCGCTCACGCGCACGCTCAACAGCTACGCCGAGAAGGGCGGGGCGTGGAAGGACCTGAAGGAGACGCCCACGGGCGAGGACGCGCGCGAGGGCCTCTCCGCCGTCATCTCCGTCAAGCTGTCCAACCCCCAGTTCGAGGGGCAGACGAAGACGAAGCTGGGCAACAGCGAGATCAAGGGCCTGGTCGAGCAGATGGTCAATGACCAGCTCGGCACCTTCCTCGAGGAGAACCCGATCGTCAGCAAGAAGATCGTCGCCAAGATTGGCGATGCCACGCGGGCGCGCATCGCCGCGCGCAAGGCGCGCGAGACGGTGCGGCGCAAGGGCGTGCTGGACGGTGGCTCGCTGCCGGGCAAGCTCGCCGACTGCCAGAGCCGCGACCCCAGCGAGAGCGAGCTCTACATCGTCGAGGGTGACTCCGCAGGTGGCTCGGCCAAGCAGGGCCGCGACCGGCGCAACCAGGCCATCCTCCCGCTGCGCGGCAAGATCCTGAACGTCGAGAAGGCGCGCTTCGAGAAGATGCTCACGAGCGCGGAGATCGTGACCCTGATTACCGCGCTGGGCACGGGCATCGGGCGCGAGGACTACGATCCGACGAAGGCGCGCTACCACCGCATCATCCTGATGACGGACGCCGACGTGGACGGCAGCCACATCCGCACGCTGCTCCTGACGTTCTTCTACCGGCAGATGCCGGAGCTCATCCAGAACGGCTACCTCTACATCGCGCAGCCGCCGCTCTACAAAGTCACGCGCAACAAGAAGGACATGTACGTGAAGGACGAGCGGAACCTGAACGACTACCTGCTGCGGATCGCCTCCGAGCATTCGCGGGTGGTGACGCCGTCCGGGGAGATCGGGGGCTCGGAGCTGCGCTCGCTGCTGGAGAAGGTGATTACGTACGAGGAGCGGCTGGAGAAGCTGGCGGCGCGGCGGGACGCGCGGGTGGTGGACGCGCTGGTGCAGGCGGCCCGGGTGGATGCGGGCACGCTGGCCGACGAGGCCGCGCTGAGCGGGCAGATGGACAAGGTGCGCGAGTACCTGAAGGCCCGGATGCCGGACGCGCTGGGCCGCTTCGAGGTGTCGTTCCCCGACGACACGGAGCACCACACGAAGAAGCTGGTGGTGAAGACGGACGTCAACGGGGGCCTGAAGCAGACGGTGTTCGATCACGGCTTCCTGTCGTCGCCGGAGTACCTGGAGCTGGTGGGCCTGCGCGACGTGTTCGGCGCGATGGGCAAGGCGCCCTACCGGGTGGTGGTGAGCGATGGCGAGGTGACGGCGCTGTCGGTGCAGGAGGTGCTGGCCGCGGTGCGCAAGGACGCGCAGAAGGGGCTGGGCCTGCAGCGCTACAAGGGTCTGGGTGAGATGAACCCGGAGCAGCTCTGGGACACCACGATGAACCCGGCCACCCGCACGCTGCTCCAGGTACGCATCGAGGACGCCGTGGAGAGCGACGAAATCTTCTCGCTGCTCATGGGCGAGGCCGTCGAGCCGCGGCGCGAGTTCATCGAGCGCAACGCGCTGGACGTGCAGAACCTGGACATCTGA
- a CDS encoding protein kinase domain-containing protein has translation MAANEAGQFGKYELVSKLAAGGMAVTYRARMNGAAGVTKPVVIKQILPHFADDPGFVEMFVSEARVAAGLTHGNIAQVFDFGEIDGQFFLAMEFVHGQPLSKVLRRAQRTGLPSLPLPLALHVAIQMCDGLDYAHRHVSEDGQPMGLVHRDVSPDNVLISYEGQVKVIDFGIAKATSVVESRTSPGTLKGKYPYFSTEQARGQQDLDARSDIFAVGVVLYEMVCGRRPYEGELVAVLPRILSGDYAAPSALNPAITPELESVMATAMALDRDTRYPTAQAFSEALREQLYSANARFSPAMLSQLMGHLFSEELAAEGRRVEVPPSFLEQLSVWQAQAQPTGEPTGVLPRQSGTGGGRTSTGSGVRAVRPGSDSGRPASGPGIRSGASGAQKPPSNGTGGRPSSNASGRAVSSASVRRVTSSAVPRTPASPTLAEPPDLAAEPSTAVSQQATAATDSVEEPRDTPVDMPAVTVPAARLDPLGSFRQAQERDAQERADRRQRLVMLISLPLIGLALFLGAINYFLSGRGDGSPTGSLWLTSTPSGASVKLNGKDVPGVTPLVVGSVPLEEANTLVLTLPGYRPWTKRFTRSSDADPPIHAELERLQEEPAPPEKPQPTEAVAATTAEPVDAGTEAPKSNPYNEVDYPARLIVLRPKYNAFPVTQYTTASIDLSPSASYSVNTEGSASLAEERGGASGTLAYFLEGDNVSVDESFGLIGPASRTIKGARRLHVFLLDDDVSDNSGTVRVHLRQSKWTAPRQLTFNAAQDALALKPEHQLVLRGLNPDALYLLTVRDDLPELRSGAGGRTRRVLCAESNQKSARRTHRLFESGKRYQLTGADTLRCTYPDTRLEDNAGALEVDIVDVTDMSRRDRAAALRGASR, from the coding sequence GTGGCAGCCAACGAAGCCGGGCAGTTTGGCAAATACGAACTGGTATCGAAGCTCGCCGCGGGCGGGATGGCGGTCACCTACCGCGCGCGGATGAACGGCGCGGCGGGGGTGACCAAGCCAGTCGTCATCAAGCAGATCCTCCCCCACTTCGCCGACGACCCCGGGTTCGTGGAGATGTTCGTCAGCGAGGCGCGCGTGGCGGCGGGCCTCACCCACGGCAACATCGCCCAGGTCTTCGACTTCGGAGAGATCGACGGCCAGTTCTTCCTGGCCATGGAGTTCGTGCACGGCCAGCCGCTGTCCAAGGTGCTGCGCCGTGCGCAGCGCACGGGGCTGCCGAGCCTGCCGCTGCCCCTGGCGCTGCACGTCGCCATCCAGATGTGCGATGGGCTGGACTACGCGCACCGGCACGTGAGCGAGGATGGACAGCCCATGGGGCTGGTCCACCGGGACGTGTCCCCGGACAACGTGCTCATCTCCTACGAGGGCCAGGTCAAGGTCATCGACTTCGGCATCGCCAAGGCGACGAGCGTGGTGGAGTCGCGCACCTCGCCCGGCACGCTCAAGGGCAAGTACCCGTACTTCTCCACCGAGCAGGCCCGGGGCCAGCAGGATCTGGACGCGCGCTCGGACATCTTCGCCGTGGGCGTGGTGCTCTACGAGATGGTGTGCGGCCGGCGCCCCTATGAGGGCGAGCTCGTCGCCGTGCTGCCGCGCATCCTCTCGGGAGACTACGCGGCGCCCTCCGCGCTCAACCCGGCCATCACCCCGGAGCTGGAGTCGGTGATGGCCACCGCGATGGCGCTGGACCGGGACACGCGCTACCCCACCGCGCAGGCCTTCTCCGAGGCGCTGCGCGAGCAGCTCTACTCGGCCAACGCGCGCTTCTCACCCGCGATGCTGTCGCAGCTGATGGGCCACCTCTTCTCCGAGGAGCTCGCCGCCGAGGGACGCCGGGTGGAGGTGCCACCGAGCTTCCTGGAGCAGCTCTCCGTGTGGCAGGCGCAGGCGCAGCCCACGGGCGAGCCCACCGGCGTCCTGCCGCGGCAGTCGGGCACGGGCGGTGGCCGCACCAGCACCGGCTCCGGCGTGCGCGCCGTGCGGCCCGGCAGTGACAGTGGCCGTCCGGCGAGCGGCCCGGGCATCCGCTCCGGCGCGTCCGGTGCGCAGAAGCCCCCCTCCAACGGCACCGGCGGACGGCCCTCCAGCAACGCCAGCGGGCGGGCCGTCAGCTCGGCCTCGGTGCGCCGGGTGACCTCGAGCGCCGTGCCTCGCACTCCGGCCTCCCCCACCCTGGCGGAACCGCCAGACCTGGCGGCCGAGCCCTCCACGGCCGTGTCGCAGCAGGCCACCGCGGCGACGGACTCCGTCGAGGAGCCGCGCGACACCCCCGTCGACATGCCGGCCGTCACCGTGCCGGCGGCCAGGCTGGATCCCCTCGGCTCGTTCCGCCAGGCGCAGGAGCGCGACGCCCAGGAGCGTGCCGACCGGCGCCAGCGGCTGGTGATGCTCATCAGCCTTCCCCTCATCGGACTCGCGCTGTTCCTGGGAGCCATCAACTACTTCCTCTCCGGCAGGGGCGACGGATCGCCCACGGGCTCGCTGTGGCTCACCTCCACACCGTCCGGGGCCTCGGTGAAGCTCAACGGCAAGGATGTGCCCGGCGTCACGCCGCTCGTCGTCGGGAGCGTTCCGCTCGAAGAGGCCAACACCCTGGTGCTCACCCTGCCCGGCTACCGGCCGTGGACGAAGCGCTTCACCCGGAGCAGCGATGCGGATCCGCCCATCCACGCGGAGCTCGAGCGCCTCCAGGAGGAGCCCGCCCCACCGGAGAAGCCCCAGCCCACCGAGGCCGTCGCCGCGACCACCGCCGAGCCAGTGGACGCGGGCACCGAGGCGCCGAAGTCCAACCCCTACAACGAGGTGGACTACCCGGCGCGGCTGATCGTCCTCCGCCCGAAGTACAACGCCTTCCCGGTGACGCAGTACACCACCGCGTCGATCGACCTCAGCCCGTCCGCGAGCTACTCCGTCAACACGGAGGGCAGTGCCTCGCTGGCCGAGGAACGTGGAGGCGCGTCCGGCACGCTGGCCTACTTCCTCGAGGGCGACAACGTGTCCGTGGACGAGTCCTTCGGGCTGATCGGCCCCGCCTCGCGCACCATCAAGGGCGCGCGCCGGCTGCACGTCTTCCTGCTGGACGATGACGTCTCGGACAACAGCGGCACGGTGCGGGTGCACCTGCGCCAATCCAAGTGGACGGCGCCACGCCAGCTCACGTTCAACGCCGCACAGGACGCGCTGGCGCTCAAGCCCGAGCACCAGCTGGTGCTGCGCGGGCTCAACCCGGACGCCCTCTACCTGCTCACCGTGCGCGATGACCTGCCGGAGCTGCGCTCGGGTGCCGGCGGGCGGACACGTCGGGTGCTGTGCGCGGAGAGCAACCAGAAGTCCGCCCGGCGCACACACCGCCTGTTCGAGTCAGGAAAGCGCTACCAGCTGACGGGGGCCGACACGCTGCGCTGCACCTACCCGGACACCCGGTTGGAGGACAACGCCGGGGCGCTCGAGGTGGACATCGTCGACGTCACGGACATGTCCCGAAGGGACAGGGCAGCGGCGCTGCGCGGCGCATCTCGTTGA
- a CDS encoding AAA family ATPase, which yields MLGELKLEEVGPSPRLSFSFGPRLNLLTGDNGLGKTFVLDLAWWALTQNGEPVPALPSPGRRGNVSASVVTETGHKMEFERAVRWDTRVKGDEYFAWEPNPGLTLYARIDGGFRVWDPVRNPLARTHEGVGSPRFYDFSQETLWNGLMADGRVLCNGLIRDWVYWQLKHSESFERLRKVLAVLSPDAKEPLTPGEPTRLGIDDARDIPTLEMPYGVVPLTHASAGIRRIVGLAYLLVWAWEEHRRAAELFQRKATEHVVLLIDEVEAHLHPRWQRLILPSVLAVVRELRPDVKVQVIAVTHAPLVLASVEPLFDPAQDALFMFDLVGHEVQVTKAEWRPRGDANAWLTSEVFDLKEPRSKEAEDAITRARAALKDPHLPIEEVKRIHNELYRLLKDTDPFWPRWLARAEAAEIEP from the coding sequence ATGCTCGGTGAGCTGAAGCTGGAGGAGGTCGGGCCGAGCCCCCGGCTTTCGTTCTCGTTCGGACCGCGCCTGAACCTGCTGACCGGCGACAACGGTCTGGGGAAGACCTTCGTTCTCGACCTGGCGTGGTGGGCGCTGACCCAGAACGGTGAACCAGTGCCCGCGCTGCCCAGTCCTGGCCGACGGGGGAATGTCTCCGCGTCGGTTGTTACAGAGACTGGTCATAAGATGGAGTTCGAGCGCGCGGTGCGCTGGGATACGCGTGTCAAAGGCGATGAGTACTTTGCCTGGGAGCCGAACCCTGGATTGACCCTGTACGCACGCATCGATGGGGGATTCCGCGTATGGGACCCCGTGCGAAATCCCCTCGCGCGCACTCATGAAGGAGTGGGCAGCCCGAGGTTTTACGACTTCTCGCAAGAGACGCTTTGGAACGGCTTGATGGCGGATGGGCGTGTGCTCTGCAACGGACTCATTCGAGACTGGGTCTACTGGCAGTTGAAGCACTCGGAATCCTTCGAGCGCTTGCGCAAGGTACTGGCGGTCCTCTCGCCAGATGCCAAAGAGCCGTTGACGCCTGGTGAGCCCACCCGTCTGGGGATCGATGACGCTCGGGATATTCCGACGCTGGAGATGCCGTATGGCGTCGTTCCCCTCACCCACGCATCCGCCGGTATCCGGCGCATTGTCGGTCTCGCTTATCTTCTCGTCTGGGCGTGGGAAGAGCACAGGCGGGCCGCCGAACTGTTTCAGCGGAAGGCGACTGAGCATGTCGTACTCCTCATCGACGAGGTGGAGGCGCACCTCCATCCCCGCTGGCAGCGGCTCATTCTTCCCTCGGTGCTGGCCGTCGTCCGCGAGCTCCGCCCGGACGTGAAGGTCCAGGTGATTGCCGTCACCCACGCGCCCCTGGTCCTCGCTTCGGTGGAGCCCTTGTTCGACCCGGCCCAGGATGCCCTCTTCATGTTCGACCTCGTGGGCCATGAGGTACAGGTCACCAAGGCGGAATGGCGGCCCCGTGGCGATGCCAACGCGTGGCTCACCTCGGAGGTCTTCGACCTCAAGGAGCCCCGTTCCAAGGAAGCCGAGGACGCCATCACCCGCGCCCGGGCCGCGCTCAAGGACCCCCACCTCCCCATCGAGGAGGTGAAGCGGATCCACAACGAGCTGTACCGGCTCCTCAAGGATACGGATCCGTTCTGGCCACGCTGGCTCGCGCGTGCCGAAGCAGCGGAGATCGAGCCTTGA
- a CDS encoding response regulator has translation MTRPLLVVDDDADLREALEEVLRDAGFTVLGAGNGREALDVLARTRPLPGLVLLDMMMPVLDGLGFAQELHASPAWRDIPVVIFSASASNADVAREVGACAYLRKPVDVEVLVETVGQHALPE, from the coding sequence ATGACGCGCCCCCTGCTGGTGGTGGATGACGACGCGGACCTGCGCGAGGCGCTCGAGGAGGTGCTGCGCGACGCGGGCTTCACCGTGCTGGGGGCCGGCAATGGCCGCGAGGCGCTGGACGTGCTCGCGCGCACCCGGCCCCTGCCCGGGCTGGTGCTGCTGGACATGATGATGCCGGTGCTGGACGGCCTGGGCTTCGCCCAGGAGCTGCACGCGAGCCCCGCGTGGAGGGACATCCCGGTGGTCATCTTCTCCGCCTCGGCCAGCAACGCGGACGTGGCCCGCGAGGTGGGCGCGTGCGCCTACCTGCGCAAGCCGGTGGACGTGGAGGTGCTGGTGGAGACGGTGGGCCAGCACGCGCTGCCGGAGTGA
- a CDS encoding ATP-binding protein: MTPLRVLQVEDNPDDLMLVERELRRGGFDVQSHRVQTAEDMRAALKDGSWDIILSDYSMPGFDAPTALRVLQDSGQDIPLIVVSGSVGEFEGVEVMKAGARDYFPKTLLTRLPAAVARELGEARIRHERRLAERDRALLARAGEVLARSLDFQETLARVVQLCVPELADWCAVYFSETGEALKVVALAHEDPERVAKGFETDRLFPLDPNATSGPVRVWRTGEPQLLTDVPSARLEVLARSPEHLRRMSSLKLRSVIHVPLQGRSGTLGVMTLGTSEGGRPRFSSRDMPVVQELARRAALALDNARLFQESQEAIRLRDEFLAVAAHELRTPLTTLGLQLSTLVQRARRETSSDLVARLERGLRQVRRLGTLVETLLDVSRLSTSGLPLSLERLDLGELMGDVLERFEAEAQAMGCVLRLEVAPDVVGQWDRMRLEQVVSSLLSNALKFGARHPVEVRVQRNGTVARVVVEDRGIGIPADQLERIFERFGRAVSSRSYGGLGLGLYLARRAAEAHGGRVWAEQRQEGGARFTLELPLETPAQSSKEPS; encoded by the coding sequence ATGACGCCCCTGCGCGTCCTGCAGGTCGAGGACAATCCCGACGACTTGATGCTGGTGGAACGCGAGCTGCGCCGGGGTGGCTTCGACGTCCAGAGTCACCGGGTGCAGACGGCCGAGGACATGCGCGCGGCGCTGAAGGATGGCTCCTGGGACATCATCCTCTCCGACTACAGCATGCCCGGCTTCGACGCGCCGACGGCGCTCCGGGTGCTGCAGGACAGCGGCCAGGACATCCCCCTCATCGTCGTCTCCGGCAGCGTGGGGGAATTCGAGGGCGTGGAGGTGATGAAGGCCGGGGCCCGCGACTACTTTCCCAAGACGCTCCTCACCCGGCTGCCCGCCGCGGTGGCGCGCGAGCTGGGGGAGGCGCGCATCCGCCACGAGCGGAGGCTGGCCGAGCGGGACCGGGCCCTGCTGGCCCGCGCCGGCGAGGTGCTGGCCCGCTCGCTGGATTTCCAGGAGACGCTGGCGCGGGTGGTGCAACTGTGCGTGCCGGAGCTGGCGGACTGGTGCGCCGTCTACTTCTCGGAGACGGGCGAGGCCCTCAAGGTGGTGGCGCTGGCGCACGAGGATCCCGAACGAGTGGCCAAAGGCTTCGAGACGGACCGCCTCTTTCCCCTGGACCCGAACGCCACCTCGGGCCCCGTGCGGGTGTGGCGCACCGGCGAGCCGCAGTTGCTGACGGACGTGCCCTCGGCCCGGTTGGAGGTGCTGGCGCGCTCTCCGGAGCACCTGCGCCGGATGAGCTCCTTGAAGCTGCGCTCCGTCATCCACGTCCCGCTGCAGGGGCGCTCGGGGACCCTGGGCGTGATGACGCTCGGCACCAGCGAGGGAGGGCGGCCGCGCTTCTCCTCGCGGGACATGCCCGTGGTGCAGGAGCTGGCGCGCCGCGCCGCCCTGGCGCTGGACAACGCGCGCCTCTTCCAGGAGTCCCAGGAGGCCATCCGCCTGCGCGACGAGTTCCTCGCCGTGGCCGCCCACGAGCTGCGCACGCCGCTCACCACGCTGGGGTTGCAGCTGAGCACCCTCGTGCAGCGGGCGCGGCGGGAGACCTCGTCGGACCTGGTGGCGCGGCTGGAGCGAGGCCTGCGCCAGGTGCGGCGCCTGGGCACGTTGGTGGAGACGCTGCTGGACGTGTCGCGCCTGTCCACCAGCGGGCTACCCCTGTCCCTCGAGCGGCTGGACCTGGGAGAGTTGATGGGCGATGTGTTGGAGCGTTTCGAGGCGGAGGCCCAGGCCATGGGCTGCGTGCTTCGGCTGGAGGTGGCTCCGGACGTCGTCGGCCAATGGGACCGGATGCGGTTGGAGCAGGTGGTGTCCAGCCTGTTGTCCAACGCCCTCAAGTTCGGTGCGCGCCATCCGGTGGAGGTGCGGGTGCAGCGCAACGGGACGGTGGCGCGGGTGGTGGTGGAGGACCGGGGCATCGGCATTCCGGCGGACCAGCTCGAGCGCATCTTCGAGCGCTTCGGACGGGCGGTGTCCTCGCGCTCCTATGGAGGGCTGGGGCTGGGGCTGTACCTGGCGCGCCGGGCGGCCGAGGCACACGGAGGCCGCGTGTGGGCCGAGCAGCGCCAGGAGGGGGGGGCCCGCTTCACCCTGGAGCTGCCCCTGGAGACTCCCGCGCAGTCGTCCAAGGAGCCCTCATGA